One Corynebacterium tuberculostearicum DNA window includes the following coding sequences:
- a CDS encoding IS3 family transposase (programmed frameshift), with translation MFIVSQQRKKYTPEYRREAANLVIESERPIAHVAKEIGVSAGLLGRWVKLERERRGASDGMSEADLRAENARLRRELAEAKMDNEFLFKSDSLLRREATRAEKFELMQQEKANYSIKRMARLLKVSRSGYYKWADTQQKRLSGKDNRATFYDDVDRKIHQIWKDSDEVYGAPRITAELTERYRITLNRKTVAKRMRLMGIEGISPRAFVPVTTIQAKRQSSLPDLVKRVFDTGDLNRVWMSDITYLRTSEGWLYLCAVRDGHSRRVLGWAMDSVQDTCLVERALRMAYTLRGDVPDGLVFHADRGTQFTSEKLWEVCHNLGIAQSVGRTGVCFDNAMAESFWSTLKTEFYDRKRWPTRDAARKAVAYWMEVVYNRRRRHSALGMVSPVDFERECLMVCVWVPNLHEEMDQNDYCGTTRSGR, from the exons ATGTTCATTGTGAGTCAACAGCGCAAGAAGTACACGCCGGAGTACCGGCGTGAAGCCGCGAACTTGGTAATCGAGTCAGAGCGCCCGATCGCTCATGTGGCTAAGGAGATTGGCGTCTCCGCCGGGCTTTTAGGCCGGTGGGTCAAACTCGAGCGTGAACGCCGAGGGGCCTCGGATGGGATGAGTGAGGCGGATCTTCGTGCTGAGAATGCTCGTCTGCGCCGTGAGTTGGCGGAAGCCAAGATGGATAATGAGTTTTTGT TCAAAAGCGACAGCCTTCTTCGCCGCGAAGCAACGCGAGCAGAAAAGTTCGAATTGATGCAGCAGGAGAAGGCAAACTACAGCATCAAACGCATGGCACGGCTATTAAAAGTGTCTCGGTCTGGATACTACAAATGGGCTGATACGCAGCAGAAACGACTATCCGGAAAAGATAATCGTGCAACATTTTACGATGACGTTGACCGCAAGATTCATCAGATCTGGAAAGACTCCGATGAGGTTTATGGTGCTCCCCGGATCACCGCAGAACTTACCGAGCGTTACCGGATCACCCTGAATCGCAAGACTGTGGCTAAGCGGATGCGCCTGATGGGAATTGAAGGGATTTCACCGCGTGCCTTTGTCCCGGTGACAACGATTCAAGCTAAGCGTCAGTCGAGTCTTCCTGACCTGGTCAAGCGCGTGTTTGATACTGGTGATCTCAACCGAGTGTGGATGTCGGATATTACCTACCTACGCACCAGCGAGGGATGGTTGTACTTGTGTGCGGTCCGCGACGGCCATTCCCGCAGGGTGCTGGGCTGGGCGATGGATAGCGTTCAAGATACATGCCTGGTCGAACGGGCCCTGCGGATGGCATATACACTGCGCGGTGACGTTCCTGATGGGCTGGTGTTCCACGCTGACCGCGGAACGCAATTTACCAGCGAGAAGCTCTGGGAAGTCTGCCATAACCTGGGCATTGCTCAGTCTGTGGGGCGTACTGGTGTGTGCTTTGATAACGCGATGGCTGAGTCGTTCTGGTCGACGCTTAAAACCGAGTTCTACGACCGTAAGCGTTGGCCTACCCGCGATGCTGCGCGCAAGGCCGTTGCCTACTGGATGGAAGTCGTTTACAACCGTCGGCGCCGGCACTCTGCACTAGGAATGGTCAGTCCCGTCGACTTCGAAAGAGAGTGTCTGATGGTTTGTGTGTGGGTTCCCAACCTGCATGAGGAGATGGACCAGAATGACTACTGTGGCACGACGAGATCCGGCCGATAA
- a CDS encoding IS256 family transposase, with protein MTTVARRDPADKAKIDAIEKKLLANPEIAKLIDDLGTSTTDANDLVRGMLQASITRGLNAEMDAHLGYESGDRSGKAAAGTDNHRNGSYTKTVDSNYGPVTVDIPRDRTGTFIPTMVPKGSRRLTDVDDMIVSLYAGGMTIRDIQHHMATAMRVDISHETISAVTDAVLDEVMVWQNRQLDEFYPVIFLDALRIKVRDGGRVVNKSAYMAIGVDLDGIKHILGLWIAKEEGASFWAQVCANLSNRGVKDVFIVCCDGLKGLPEAVEATWPNSMVQTCIVHLIRAANRWVAYGDRRAVSAALKKVYTATDESTARAALAEFEASELGEKYPRSVKVWQDAWARFVPFLQFPPAARKVIYTTNSIESFNNELRKATRNRVQFTNDESALKTLWLMICNIEDKRAAKRAKQGKRVSRTAGRLMEGARVSGWKQAINQMAVAYPDRFDKYL; from the coding sequence ATGACTACTGTGGCACGACGAGATCCGGCCGATAAGGCCAAGATTGATGCGATTGAAAAGAAGCTGCTTGCTAACCCTGAAATCGCGAAACTGATTGACGACCTAGGCACGTCCACAACGGATGCCAATGACCTGGTTCGCGGCATGCTGCAAGCCTCGATTACTAGGGGTTTGAATGCCGAGATGGATGCCCACCTCGGCTACGAGTCTGGTGATAGGAGCGGCAAAGCTGCAGCTGGGACAGACAATCACCGCAACGGGTCGTACACAAAGACCGTGGATTCTAACTACGGGCCGGTCACCGTGGATATCCCCAGAGACAGGACTGGGACGTTTATCCCAACTATGGTCCCTAAAGGCTCGAGACGTTTAACTGATGTCGATGACATGATTGTCAGCTTGTACGCCGGTGGGATGACAATCAGGGATATCCAGCACCACATGGCAACGGCGATGCGGGTTGATATCTCCCATGAGACGATTTCAGCGGTTACTGACGCCGTCTTGGATGAGGTTATGGTCTGGCAAAACCGCCAGCTAGATGAGTTCTACCCGGTCATTTTCCTGGACGCGCTGCGCATTAAAGTCCGCGATGGCGGCCGGGTAGTCAACAAGAGTGCGTACATGGCAATCGGTGTGGACCTTGACGGCATCAAACACATTTTAGGATTGTGGATTGCCAAAGAAGAAGGCGCTTCATTTTGGGCGCAGGTATGCGCCAATCTTTCTAACCGTGGTGTCAAAGACGTCTTTATCGTCTGCTGTGACGGGCTGAAAGGCCTACCAGAAGCAGTCGAGGCAACCTGGCCGAACTCTATGGTGCAAACCTGTATCGTGCACCTGATACGTGCCGCGAACCGGTGGGTAGCCTACGGGGATCGCCGGGCTGTATCAGCCGCGTTGAAGAAGGTCTACACCGCCACAGACGAGTCCACAGCTAGGGCTGCTTTAGCCGAATTCGAGGCTTCCGAGCTGGGTGAGAAGTATCCCCGCTCAGTCAAGGTCTGGCAGGACGCGTGGGCGCGGTTTGTCCCGTTTCTGCAGTTCCCACCAGCAGCTAGGAAGGTGATCTATACGACGAACTCCATTGAATCTTTTAACAATGAGCTGCGTAAAGCTACTCGCAACAGGGTGCAGTTCACCAACGATGAATCAGCCCTAAAGACGCTGTGGTTGATGATCTGCAATATTGAAGACAAGCGAGCCGCCAAGAGAGCAAAGCAAGGTAAACGAGTCTCAAGAACAGCCGGCAGACTCATGGAAGGAGCCCGAGTATCCGGCTGGAAACAAGCCATCAACCAAATGGCCGTGGCCTACCCCGACCGCTTCGACAAATACCTATAA
- a CDS encoding ABC transporter ATP-binding protein, whose protein sequence is MTNAAARAVDLFKQYGSDDTAVVALDHVSIEFGKNEFTAIMGPSGSGKSTLMHTMAGLDSATSGSAFIGDTDMSALNDKNITALRRDRLGFIFQSFNLVPTLTAAENITLPTDIAGKGVDKQWFEEVTSRLGLAERLEHRPAELSGGQQQRVACARALVSRPEIIFGDEPTGNLDSNSSAEVLDILRTAVDKDDQTVVIVTHDAKAASYADRVVFLADGKLVNELHNPTMEAIHQVMAEIEG, encoded by the coding sequence ATGACTAATGCTGCGGCTCGCGCCGTTGACTTGTTTAAGCAATACGGAAGCGATGACACAGCTGTCGTCGCTCTTGATCATGTATCCATTGAATTCGGCAAGAACGAATTCACGGCGATCATGGGCCCATCGGGTTCCGGTAAGTCGACGCTGATGCACACCATGGCTGGTCTCGATTCAGCGACCTCCGGATCAGCATTTATCGGTGATACCGATATGTCGGCGCTCAATGACAAAAACATTACGGCCTTGCGTCGTGACCGGCTGGGCTTTATTTTCCAGTCCTTTAACCTTGTGCCCACGCTGACTGCGGCGGAAAACATTACGCTGCCTACGGATATTGCGGGTAAGGGCGTCGATAAGCAGTGGTTTGAGGAGGTCACTAGCCGCCTCGGCCTAGCAGAGCGCCTGGAACACCGCCCAGCTGAATTGTCTGGCGGACAGCAGCAGCGCGTGGCCTGTGCTCGTGCATTGGTTTCTCGGCCGGAAATCATCTTCGGCGATGAGCCAACGGGCAACCTGGATTCGAATTCCTCGGCCGAGGTGCTCGACATTTTGCGAACCGCGGTGGATAAGGACGACCAAACAGTGGTCATCGTGACACACGATGCCAAGGCCGCCTCGTATGCGGACCGGGTGGTTTTCCTTGCTGACGGCAAGCTTGTGAATGAGTTGCACAATCCGACGATGGAGGCCATTCACCAGGTAATGGCGGAGATTGAGGGCTAA
- a CDS encoding ABC transporter permease, with protein sequence MARGNAMRRVSLRNIVAHKLRLGLTILAVVLGTAFIAGSFMFTNSLKSTFDSAVDNQFRGVDAVVSQKDDNGAKLDDKLRQKLADDKDVKNINIADSETVVAADENSEAFQTQGGTASVVPFYPEDQVVGGADKLKEGEEPSGKDEVLINSSAADKYDISVGQKLTVVHPDEQDEVTVSGISEPAVDQGESIVLSMAEKDYLERYGEPSQLKVSAADGVDANALVDHLNEKYEVKAESGERLAEETSEMMSSALKFINYFLIAFGLIALLVGTFIIANTFSMIVAQRTKEFALLRALGASRRQITNSVVVESAIVGVLGSIVGVIAGMGLVAIIKAVMSAQGMSLDGGLGLSVSAIVVPIILGTIVTVVSAWAPARRAGRVQPVEAMRTTESASGTSLKVRTIFGATILLVGIVAALAGVLSDGETSVRAILVGVGAFGVIVGFFLAGPALSLPLVPTVGKAIGAPFGAIGSLAATNSRRNPRRTAATAFALTLGVALVTAIGMLGATMKSSVADTVEQNITSDYLLSGPSSGEFPTPKDTGKRAAEAEGVDKVITVGMAPVTVDGQASMDYGPEFQQTTTADGDPSSMIALDMVEGDANLEKGFIATEDFAKEHGWKVGETYKVTSAEKDKKAEAKLVGTFKPTDVVQNMVLSQDVAEKVAPKKSFTVQMVGVLGQEGYDKEELRHNLEDSVKDLVVVQVNSGEEYAGQAAGFIDQMLSILYGLLALAVIIAVLGIVNTLTLGVIERRQEIGMLRAVGTQRRQIRTMITLESVQIALFGAVMGILIGLGLGWSFIEILGDEGLDSAQIPWAMVLIMLVGSAIVGIIAAVWPSNRAAKTPPLEAIAD encoded by the coding sequence ATGGCACGCGGAAACGCAATGCGTAGAGTGTCTCTGCGCAATATCGTGGCGCATAAACTGCGCCTTGGGCTGACGATTCTCGCGGTGGTTTTGGGCACCGCGTTTATTGCCGGCTCGTTTATGTTTACCAATTCGCTGAAGTCTACGTTTGACTCCGCCGTGGATAATCAGTTCCGCGGTGTGGATGCAGTGGTGAGCCAAAAAGACGACAATGGCGCGAAACTGGATGACAAGCTGCGCCAGAAGTTGGCCGACGATAAGGATGTCAAGAACATCAATATCGCGGATTCGGAGACCGTTGTCGCGGCCGATGAGAACTCGGAGGCCTTTCAAACCCAGGGCGGCACGGCCAGTGTTGTTCCGTTCTACCCGGAAGACCAGGTCGTTGGTGGCGCCGATAAGTTGAAGGAGGGCGAGGAGCCTAGCGGTAAGGACGAGGTCCTCATCAACTCTTCCGCGGCCGACAAGTACGACATTTCCGTGGGCCAGAAGCTGACTGTGGTTCACCCCGATGAGCAGGATGAAGTCACCGTCTCTGGCATCTCGGAGCCCGCGGTAGACCAGGGCGAGAGCATCGTGCTGAGCATGGCTGAAAAGGATTACCTGGAGCGCTACGGCGAGCCGAGCCAGCTCAAGGTTTCTGCAGCCGATGGAGTGGATGCGAATGCCTTGGTGGACCACCTGAACGAGAAGTATGAAGTCAAGGCGGAGTCGGGTGAGCGCCTGGCTGAGGAGACCTCGGAGATGATGTCTTCTGCCTTGAAGTTCATCAATTACTTCCTCATCGCCTTCGGCCTGATTGCGCTGCTGGTAGGCACCTTCATCATTGCGAATACTTTCTCGATGATTGTCGCGCAGCGAACGAAGGAGTTCGCTCTCTTGCGTGCGCTGGGTGCTTCCCGTCGCCAGATTACAAACTCGGTGGTGGTGGAGTCCGCCATTGTTGGCGTTCTGGGCTCCATTGTTGGCGTGATTGCGGGTATGGGTTTGGTCGCAATCATTAAGGCAGTCATGAGCGCGCAGGGAATGTCACTCGATGGCGGCTTGGGCCTGAGCGTTTCGGCCATCGTAGTTCCAATTATTTTGGGCACCATCGTGACGGTTGTATCCGCGTGGGCGCCGGCACGGCGCGCGGGCCGCGTACAGCCGGTGGAGGCAATGCGCACTACCGAATCTGCTTCCGGAACTTCCCTGAAGGTACGCACGATTTTCGGTGCCACTATCTTGCTGGTGGGTATTGTTGCGGCGTTGGCAGGCGTGCTTTCCGACGGCGAAACCAGCGTCCGCGCCATCCTCGTCGGCGTTGGCGCGTTCGGCGTCATCGTCGGATTCTTCCTGGCCGGCCCTGCTTTGTCGCTGCCTCTGGTGCCGACGGTGGGCAAGGCAATCGGTGCACCGTTTGGCGCTATTGGTTCACTGGCGGCGACTAACTCGCGACGCAATCCGCGCCGCACCGCCGCCACTGCCTTCGCGCTAACTTTGGGCGTGGCTCTGGTGACGGCCATCGGCATGCTTGGTGCAACGATGAAGTCTTCTGTGGCCGATACCGTGGAGCAGAACATCACTTCTGATTACCTGCTTTCCGGTCCTAGCTCCGGTGAATTCCCGACGCCGAAGGATACGGGTAAGCGCGCGGCGGAGGCCGAGGGCGTCGATAAGGTGATTACCGTCGGTATGGCTCCGGTGACCGTCGATGGTCAGGCATCGATGGATTATGGTCCAGAATTCCAGCAAACGACGACTGCGGATGGAGATCCGTCGTCGATGATTGCGCTCGACATGGTCGAGGGCGATGCCAACTTGGAGAAGGGCTTCATTGCTACCGAAGATTTTGCCAAGGAACACGGCTGGAAGGTAGGAGAGACCTACAAGGTTACTTCTGCGGAAAAGGACAAGAAGGCCGAGGCCAAGCTGGTCGGTACCTTTAAGCCCACCGATGTGGTCCAGAATATGGTGCTTTCGCAGGATGTGGCGGAAAAGGTCGCACCAAAGAAGTCCTTTACCGTCCAAATGGTGGGCGTCTTGGGCCAGGAAGGCTATGACAAGGAAGAGCTGCGCCATAACCTAGAGGACTCGGTCAAGGATTTGGTCGTGGTTCAGGTTAATTCTGGCGAGGAGTATGCGGGCCAGGCGGCTGGCTTTATCGACCAGATGCTCTCCATTCTGTATGGCCTACTTGCCCTAGCGGTGATTATTGCCGTGCTGGGTATTGTCAATACTTTGACCCTGGGTGTTATTGAGCGACGCCAGGAGATTGGTATGTTGCGTGCCGTGGGTACGCAGCGCCGCCAGATCCGTACGATGATCACTCTTGAATCGGTGCAGATTGCGCTCTTCGGCGCGGTGATGGGCATCCTTATCGGCCTCGGCTTGGGCTGGTCCTTCATCGAGATCCTCGGTGATGAGGGATTGGACTCCGCGCAGATTCCGTGGGCGATGGTGCTCATTATGCTCGTAGGCTCGGCTATCGTCGGCATTATCGCGGCCGTCTGGCCGTCGAACCGTGCGGCAAAGACGCCGCCATTGGAGGCAATCGCAGACTAG